A region of Sphingomonas crusticola DNA encodes the following proteins:
- a CDS encoding S10 family serine carboxypeptidase-like protein: MVRASHLRSYPVRHILSALLLLVMPTAAFAADEKTADKVELAPLPADKTVRQSATIGGKLLAYDVTVGTIGIQDAKGKKIGEVVYTAYTVPGRGAGRPVTFAFNGGPGAASAFLNLGAIGPKRVQFGAQGDAPSDSPVARDNANSWLDFTDLVFIDPIGTGFSRTLEDEAATKRDFYTAKTDIEYLSRVIFDWLNQNGRLTSRHYLVGESYGGYRVPRVAYYLQSRLGVGLNGITMVSPYLNPQAIDSDENALSPLPYMVSLPSMAAANLERQGKLSNAAALAEVEAYDRGEFATDLFRGRSDPQAIERLTAKVSAYTGLDPAIVRRSEGRVDIRTFLREIHRQEGKIGSVYDSNVTAYDPFPGAAEQRSNDPILDAIIAPTTSAAVDLMTNQVGWKVNARYNLLSYDVNSAWDRDNSDSPVGDLRKAIANDPKMQVMIAHGMDDLSCPYFASRLIVDQMPSFGVAQRVNLNLYAGGHMFYSRGESAAQFRRDALAMYSR, from the coding sequence ATGGTGCGCGCGTCCCACCTGAGGTCCTATCCCGTGCGTCACATCCTTTCCGCTTTGCTTCTGCTCGTCATGCCCACCGCAGCTTTTGCCGCCGACGAGAAAACGGCCGACAAGGTCGAGCTGGCACCGCTGCCCGCCGACAAGACGGTGCGGCAGAGCGCGACGATCGGCGGGAAGCTGCTTGCCTATGATGTGACGGTCGGCACGATCGGCATCCAGGACGCCAAGGGCAAGAAGATCGGCGAGGTGGTCTATACCGCCTATACGGTGCCCGGGCGCGGCGCGGGCCGCCCGGTGACCTTCGCCTTCAACGGCGGCCCGGGCGCGGCGTCGGCCTTCCTCAATCTGGGCGCGATCGGGCCGAAGCGTGTCCAGTTCGGCGCGCAGGGCGATGCGCCATCCGACAGCCCGGTTGCGCGCGACAATGCCAATAGCTGGCTCGACTTCACCGATCTCGTATTCATCGATCCGATCGGCACCGGCTTCAGTCGCACGCTGGAGGACGAAGCCGCGACCAAGCGCGACTTCTATACCGCCAAAACCGACATCGAATATCTCAGCCGGGTCATCTTTGACTGGCTCAACCAGAATGGGCGGCTGACCTCGCGCCATTATCTCGTCGGCGAAAGCTATGGCGGCTACCGCGTCCCGCGCGTCGCTTATTATCTGCAGAGCCGGCTCGGCGTCGGCCTCAACGGCATCACGATGGTGTCGCCCTATCTCAACCCCCAGGCGATCGACAGCGACGAGAATGCGCTGTCGCCTCTGCCCTACATGGTGTCGCTGCCGTCAATGGCGGCCGCCAACCTCGAACGGCAGGGCAAATTGTCCAATGCGGCGGCACTGGCCGAGGTCGAGGCCTATGATCGCGGCGAGTTCGCAACCGACCTGTTCCGCGGCCGATCCGATCCGCAGGCGATCGAGCGCCTGACCGCCAAAGTCTCCGCTTATACCGGGCTCGATCCGGCGATCGTCCGCCGCAGCGAAGGGCGGGTCGATATCCGCACTTTCCTGCGCGAAATCCACCGCCAGGAGGGCAAGATCGGCTCGGTCTATGATTCCAACGTAACCGCCTACGATCCTTTCCCCGGCGCGGCCGAGCAGAGGTCGAACGATCCGATTCTCGACGCGATTATCGCGCCGACCACCAGCGCCGCAGTCGACCTGATGACCAACCAGGTCGGCTGGAAGGTCAATGCACGCTATAATCTCCTGTCCTACGACGTGAACAGCGCCTGGGATCGCGACAATAGCGATTCTCCCGTGGGCGACCTGCGCAAGGCGATCGCCAACGATCCCAAGATGCAGGTGATGATCGCCCACGGCATGGACGATCTCTCCTGCCCTTATTTCGCCAGCCGCCTGATCGTCGATCAGATGCCGAGCTTCGGCGTAGCGCAGCGGGTGAACCTCAATCTCTACGCGGGCGGGCACATGTTCTACAGCCGAGGCGAGAGCGCCGCGCAATTCCGCCGCGATGCGCTGGCCATGTATTCGCGGTAA